From a region of the Cucumis sativus cultivar 9930 chromosome 6, Cucumber_9930_V3, whole genome shotgun sequence genome:
- the LOC101222796 gene encoding ELMO domain-containing protein A isoform X1, whose translation MRFRRRRQCFPSCASLHKVDEDEIYWRRRRGDEELEWSHSSTYVILQLAQCFTNAMVGPRSWIVGLFNRSGNRRNDKFLQYPLSPLQEERLQRLQDRMHIPFDETCVDHQEALRALWNAAYPNIELKGMISEQWKEMGWQGPNPSTDFRGCGFISLENLLYFSRMFPASFRRLLLKEDGNRATWEYPFAVAGINVSFMLIQMLDLNAEKPRNLPGLNFVRLLGENEEAFDVLYCVAFEMMDAQWLAMHASYMEFNEVLQVTRTQLERELSLEDVHRIQDLPAYNLLHQ comes from the exons ATGAGATTCAGGAGGAGAAGACAATGCTTTCCATCTTGCGCTTCCCTCCACAAA gttgatgaagatgaaatataTTGGAGACGTAGAAGGGGTGATGAAGAGTTAGAATGGTCACATAGTTCCACCTATGTAATTTTACAGCTAGCTCAATGTTTTA CTAATGCTATGGTTGGACCACGATCATGGATCGTAGGACTCTTCAATCGTTCCGGCAACAGAAGGAATGATAAGTTTCTTCAATACCCTTTGAGTCCTCTTCAG GAAGAAAGGCTTCAGAGGCTACAAGACAGAATGCATATACCTTTTGATGAGACGTGCGTTGATCATCAA GAAGCTCTGAGAGCATTGTGGAATGCTGCTTATCCAAATATTGAGCTTAAAGGGATGATATCCGAGCAATGGAAAGAAATGGGTTGGCAAGGTCCTAATCCATCCACTGACTTTAG GGGTTGCGGGTTTATTTCCCTTGAAAATTTGCTGTATTTTTCCAGAATGTTTCCG GCATCTTTTCGTAGGTTATTATTGAAGGAAGATGGTAATCGAGCAACTTGGGAATATCCATTTGCTGTTGCTGGCATAAATGTATCATTTATGTTGATTCAAATGTTGGATTTGAACGCCG AAAAACCAAGGAATCTTCCAGGACTAAATTTTGTGAGACTATTAGGAG AAAATGAAGAAGCATTTGACGTATTATACTGTGTAGCTTTCGAGATGATGGATGCTcaatggctagctatgcatGCTTCCTATATGGAGTTCAAT GAGGTTTTGCAAGTAACCAGAACACAGCTAGAAAGGGAGCTATCTTTGGAGGATGTTCATAGAATACAAGACCTACCCGCTTATAATCTGTTGCATCAGTAG
- the LOC101222796 gene encoding ELMO domain-containing protein A isoform X2 has protein sequence MVGPRSWIVGLFNRSGNRRNDKFLQYPLSPLQEERLQRLQDRMHIPFDETCVDHQEALRALWNAAYPNIELKGMISEQWKEMGWQGPNPSTDFRGCGFISLENLLYFSRMFPASFRRLLLKEDGNRATWEYPFAVAGINVSFMLIQMLDLNAEKPRNLPGLNFVRLLGENEEAFDVLYCVAFEMMDAQWLAMHASYMEFNEVLQVTRTQLERELSLEDVHRIQDLPAYNLLHQ, from the exons ATGGTTGGACCACGATCATGGATCGTAGGACTCTTCAATCGTTCCGGCAACAGAAGGAATGATAAGTTTCTTCAATACCCTTTGAGTCCTCTTCAG GAAGAAAGGCTTCAGAGGCTACAAGACAGAATGCATATACCTTTTGATGAGACGTGCGTTGATCATCAA GAAGCTCTGAGAGCATTGTGGAATGCTGCTTATCCAAATATTGAGCTTAAAGGGATGATATCCGAGCAATGGAAAGAAATGGGTTGGCAAGGTCCTAATCCATCCACTGACTTTAG GGGTTGCGGGTTTATTTCCCTTGAAAATTTGCTGTATTTTTCCAGAATGTTTCCG GCATCTTTTCGTAGGTTATTATTGAAGGAAGATGGTAATCGAGCAACTTGGGAATATCCATTTGCTGTTGCTGGCATAAATGTATCATTTATGTTGATTCAAATGTTGGATTTGAACGCCG AAAAACCAAGGAATCTTCCAGGACTAAATTTTGTGAGACTATTAGGAG AAAATGAAGAAGCATTTGACGTATTATACTGTGTAGCTTTCGAGATGATGGATGCTcaatggctagctatgcatGCTTCCTATATGGAGTTCAAT GAGGTTTTGCAAGTAACCAGAACACAGCTAGAAAGGGAGCTATCTTTGGAGGATGTTCATAGAATACAAGACCTACCCGCTTATAATCTGTTGCATCAGTAG
- the LOC101222557 gene encoding xanthohumol 4-O-methyltransferase encodes MEAKEAKEAEALLQGQAEIWKYMLCFADSMALKCAVELHLADIINSHGSPISLSQIASSIAASNPSSAPQISYLNRIMRLLVRRNIFAAHHPSDGGDALYGLTHSSKWLLRDSPLTLAPMAFSELHQWMVNPWLCFTGAVKEGGSPFKIANGLDIWDFAFKNPQFNHFFNNAMASTSKVVMNAVLSVYLDGFNSVHSLADVGGGIGGSISEIVKALPHIKGINYDLPHVVSTAPVYEGVIHIGGDMFEDIPKADAIFMKWILHDWNDKECVKILENCKKAIPEKRGKVIIVDVVLNEEGKGAFDDTRFYFDLLMLAHTNGKERTEKEWKTILEEAGFSRYKLIPLPALVSIIEAYPS; translated from the exons atggaAGCCAAAGAAGCTAAAGAAGCAGAGGCACTGCTACAAGGGCAGGCAGAGATATGGAAGTACATGCTCTGTTTTGCCGATTCCATGGCTTTAAAATGTGCCGTCGAACTTCACTTAGCCGATATCATCAACTCCCATGGCTCtcccatctctctctctcagaTTGCTTCCTCCATTGCCGCCTCCAACCCCTCTTCCGCCCCACAAATCTCCTACCTCAATCGCATCATGAGACTCTTAGTCCGTCGAAACATCTTTGCCGCTCATCACCCTTCCGACGGTGGAGACGCCCTCTACGGTCTTACCCACTCCTCCAAATGGCTCCTTCGAGACTCCCCTCTCACCCTGGCTCCCATGGCTTTCTCGGAGCTTCACCAATGGATGGTCAATCCATGGCTCTGTTTCACCGGAGCCGTTAAAGAAGGCGGAAGCCCTTTCAAAATAGCCAACGGTCTTGACATTTGGGACTTCGCTTTCAAAAACCCCcaattcaaccattttttcaacAACGCCATGGCTTCCACTTCCAAGGTCGTCATGAACGCCGTCCTCTCTGTTTACCTAGATGGGTTCAACTCTGTTCACTCCCTAGCGGACGTCGGCGGCGGAATCGGGGGCTCCATCTCCGAGATCGTGAAAGCACTCCCCCACATCAAAGGAATCAATTACGATCTCCCTCACGTGGTCAGCACTGCGCCAGTGTATGAAGGAGTGATCCACATCGGAGGAGACATGTTCGAGGACATTCCAAAAGCGGACGCCATTTTTATGAAG TGGATATTACACGATTGGAACGACAAAGAGTGTGTGAAAATTCTGGAGAATTGCAAGAAAGCGATTCCGGAGAAAAGAGGGAAAGTGATTATCGTGGATGTGGTGTTGAATGAAGAAGGGAAAGGGGCATTTGATGACACGAGATTCTATTTTGATCTGTTAATGTTGGCGCATACAAATGGAAAAGAGAGGACAGAGAAGGAGTGGAAGACAATACTTGAAGAAGCTGGATTTTCTCGATACAAACTAATTCCCCTTCCTGCCTTAGTTTCCATTATTGAAGCTTATCCTTCATGA